AAAATGAGGATTGTCTTGATTCATTTGAATCCAATCCAATCTTTAGTATCCATCAATTGGTTTCCATAGATGGACTATAGTATCTTCAAAATATCAACACAATAACTAGTCCAAAGATTTTGCTTCATTAAATTGTCTACCCAAATATGACAAGTAACTCCATTGTCCTAGTGGTTGACTACAATGGGCACTGCCGAGTGCCACTCAACACATTGTAACACTCTTTGTCTAAAAAAAGCATAAATAATCAACAAATGAAAACttcatatttatataaatatgaaatacgttaaacataattattttttttgtatAAGCTACAAGTGTCCTTATCAGTTTTACGGTTTGAGTATAGTCCTTTTTAAGCCAAGGTGGTATTCAAGTAAAACCCTTCCGACAATGTCAAAGTACCTGAGAAAGAAGTCCACTAACAGTTCTTCGGACTACTTGTTGATACTTTAAACATAGTTATAATATCACTTAGTATATAAATACAATGCAAATACATTAATTATCAAATTTATTAAATCTCAATACCAatactttcaaaaataaaatgaagTCACAATACGAATCTAAGtaattcaaaataatataaaaagacGATCGAATTATGCTATTAGACCTTATACTTTGCGTAATTTGTGAATTTTGTacatgtattttaatttgatcaattattGTCCTTgtacttttaaaattttgaaatcaaTTTGATCAATTATTGTCCTTGTActttgaaatttttgaaattttaatcttgACCAAATGGTAGTAGTTATATTTTGTTTAGATAAATTTTACTACTAGTCTTGTATTATGCAtaaagttatagatttagtcAATGTCCTTTGACTAGACCATTATTAATTGCTATATGTTTTTAATTTCGAAATTTCAGTCTTATGCAAACAACagttgatttttattaattagttttttgtgagtaatatgtgaaaataacaagCTAACATGACATTATACATGTAACAATACGTTCGatgtatcaaattttaaaaataacaacatttaatttaattaatttaatttaaaactataatttaattaacactaaaattttaaagttctaaaaatacaaaaaaattaaaaataaacaaattaagaTATATACACTAAAACCACAACTGACATCAAATAACTAAAATTTTGTGTCCAAATTCATCGTAAAAAGAGAAATGCGCGGGATGGGCGAGGCAACATTTTGACAAGAGAGAACAAAACTGATCAGTCGGCGGACAACTAATTGGCTTTCGTATGCCCTGTTGACTAGTTCAGTTGACAATCATATACACATTCAAATTTCCTGGCAAAAGTCGGTGCCACCATTTAACTCTATGAGCCCGAAACAAGTTAGGAAACAAGATAATTTGTGTTCTTATTTCATTTTGTTTGTCGATATAATAAATATTATCgttagaaattaaataatgaaaatttaaaattacaaaataacaaTCAAAACATTAGATCAAGATTGCTATTTAAACCCTTATCCAATTTAATATGATAAAGACATTAGAtccatttttaattcattttgtagACAAAAATTTCATAGCACAAAAGGATAGTTGATCTCACAAATCTTGACATAAcacaatattttcaaagattatttattatttaattaattaggcACGTTTTTCCCCATCGTCTTAGCAACTTCCTCCGAGCTTACCACCGACGTCTTACCCTTCCCATCAGCAATCGTCCTTTCTAGATGCCTTCCAAATTAGTAAAGTTGTGATTTAGACCCTTTACCAAAAGTAGTACAGCTCGAATCCTTTCATTTTGGGGACACCGCTCCAAACCTCTAAGATTGCTATCATGTATTCTTTTATGCCTTTCAATGCTTTTATCAGGGTAAAGTGATACAATTTATCCTTTATAAAGTGTATTATTCATGGAATAATATGTCACTCTCCTTTACATACATTTATAATATGCATTGTTTGAGCAATTATTGCTGTTATGTTACTAAACTTTCATCATtaattctatttttctttcttttgtttgaaTTTTCCATCATCATTTCAATTGGATTTTATATCATTATTTTCTTTCCAGACCTACCATCTAATAGCAATAAGAATAAGAAGAGAAAGGTTAAAAGTACTATGGAGATCAGAATGCATTTTACcctttttcttaaaaatataagtaaattaatttctttatattatattaaagagtaaattgatcattttaatagaaattccatgtaattttactgttaaaaattagtGATGATAAAATAACTAGAGAATTACACGTGACATATTAATATACATTATTTTAACATACAAGGACTAACTTTTTACAatataaatggattgaaattttaaaagaataactAACTTACTATTTGATTTAatataaaagattaattcatttttaaaataaaaataacaaaatgtaattccatttataatataaaaacctTCATGATACTTTTACAAATAAGAAGCCCCTGTACATTAAAGCTACGCTTCATAACCGCAACCGTAACCGCAAATCTAATTCTACGTGTTAAATTTAAGCCGACATGGTCACTTGTTTTTTTAACTAATACTAAAATCCTGTTTTGTAAATCAATAATGGTGCGAGGTAAAGGCGATGAAACTATCAGTCTTCTTGTTGTTTACTCCATCTGGATGTGGCCCTGCTTCTGTTTCTTTATGTTGAGTAGGCTAAAATGCTCCAGACTTCGACCAAACAAGGAAGCTAACGTACTTCTGAAATTGAAATCACTTTACCTTTGTAAAAACAATCATCTCCTGCTTCCTAACCCACATTACTTTTCCTTTAATGTATAATGATTATATATATGGTTCATTCAATCCACTGTCATTATTTCCTCTGCACTTTTTATCATACATGGCTTCCTCTTATTGGACGTGTTAGTTATTATATTACTGAATTCCCTTCCACATAATATTGCCCTTTTTGTcagtatatataaaataaagactaaataGTAGTATGTTCTTAATTTCCTTCCATTAGGTCTTTCTTTTTTCCCATTTGGTCTAGAAATAGAGATACTGATATATTACACATTACTAACAATATAGGGTTGGCAATCATCAAAAGGAAGAATATGAATTCAAACACAATAAAGCTATAGAGGAGAATTAACAGTTTGGTTTCAACAGTCTATAATCATCATAGTAATTAGTAATCACTATGGTGGAGGAAGCCCCGTTTATTTTATGGTGAACTGAATGGCAGATTAGAAATTAAGGGTGCAGTTGCCCAACAATATCTAAGTACAGAAAGaatggaagaaaaagaagaagatgatgataacAAACCCAAGTGAAAGGCAAACCGAAGCAcatccacacacacacacaccagAGAAAAATAGAGCAGAGACGTGGCATAGTGCTGCTTAGTCAAAGAAGTCCCAAGGGAATTTTGGCGGGACTGAATTATTGGCGGTTGATGTGGATGCTGAGGGAACCGGGAACGATGTTGGGGAGGTATCAAATGTCTCCCAGTTCGTGGTGACTACGACGGGCCCCGATGCTGATTGGTGGTGTTGTTGATGGATTGGCAAATGGGCAATTGAGTTGCTCGATTGCTGCTCTTGAATTGGTGCTAGTCTTTGCCCGTTAAAATGCCTAGGCTTTTGCTCTTGGGTTGGGGCTAGTTTTTGCCCATTTGTATGCTTGTGTTGATTTTGGATTTCCATTTGACCTCCATTGTTGCTTGGCATAGCGTTTTTAATCTTCAACATATCCAATGTTTCAACATATTTTTGAACTCTTCTCACCTTCAACAATGCCGAAAGGCAAATCAGTATGGCTCTAAATCCCAAAGCAAAGCAAATAtacattttatctttttaattttgaataatcAACGGATATGGGTTCGCTTTCGGCAAATCGGGATTCTTAAGTACCTGCATTTTTCTTTGCAGTTTGACATCTCCATCGGCTGTAATCCCATCTAATTTAAGCAACTGATTCATCAGCAGCTCAATCGAATTAATCAAGTCTTTCTCCGCTACTTTCCCACCTTTGGTGATTATTGTTTCAAAAGCTGACACCTAGGCAATATCCaaccaatatgatttaaactaagAAAAATAATGCATAATCTTATAAATTATTATGAACCAGTACTGAATATTATGTACCTGGCCAGCAAGCCTATCAACTTCCAAGCTGATTTGGGAGATGGATTTAGAAGCCTTCTCTATCTTAGCATTCTTTCTGGTCTCCAATAACCTCTTTTCTTGACTAATTGGGTCTTcaactaaaacaattttggacttGTCCTTCACACCTGCCATGTCTAGAAAAGCTTTGGAATCCCTCTCCTTGTCTTTGTATAATAGCTTTTGATCTTGATGGTGTAATCCTGTTGGCCCTGTCAGCATCTTCTTCAACTCCCCTGCCACACAATCCAAAGTAACTTTAATTGGTCTATTAGaggttattgttattagtattattattattgtgaAAGATGAGAAATTTACCGAATGTAGCTTGAGAACTGATACTGATTTCGTGGTAGATGGAGCCGTATTTGACTCTAACTCTAATAGTCGGTGGTGGGATGGAATTTCGATCGGAGGCCGGGTTTCGCTTTTGTACCAGCATGCCTCCGGGTCTAAGCTCCAAATCATGAGCAGCCGATTCACCTCTACCGCCACCGCCACTTGCCACCGGGGCCAACCCTGTTGCTTTTGTCTTCACTCTCATCATTTTCTTTTAACTACGATATGTTTCGtttctgttactaaaacaaaaacaagaaagaaaattttctacGGAGGGGAGGGGGAGATTGTTTTAGATCTTCAGAAAGAGTGAAAGCAAGCGATCTGTATCAGAAATCATGTAGAGCCATTTTTAAGACTTAAGGGGATGTTTTTACGAGAGGTTCTTAAGAGTCCCACCCCAGCATTATACGAGTCCAATTCCAACGCCCACGCGTATTTACAAAGACAACCAAAAAAATAGAAAGCAGACCAAACCAAAGCAAAGACACGAAGGAAACTCCAACTCTTCGACTTCTCCCTTTTACAATGGCGTCTTACCAAAGCCaataagaaaaagagaaaatCATCGATTCTTTCCCTGCAAGAAAACCAAACTCAACTCCTAGATCGCTGacacaaaaagaaagaaacatCAGATCTCTCCAACGCAAATGTGGCAAAAATATACAACGATGCTACGAGAATCTCCCACTTTTTCACAACAAAAAGACTGGAAAAATCAAATGTCCAACGGTGGGGAAAGACTATAATATGGAAAATGAACAAATTTCTTTCCAAATTATGAAtctgtttctttttctctccatcctAGTAGCTCTGGGATACTCATGGAAGAATATGGAAaacgaagaagaaaaaaagaatatGAATAAAAAACGAGTGGACAGCTAATTGAGCAGCTTTACGACCTTAAGAAACAGATtatataaatgtttattttttatatattaaaaaatagtataaataaaaaataaatatacttttatgttttaaatttacgGGGAAAATGAAAGGCAAACAAACAACGAAGCCGCCAAATTGTGCAAAAgattgagaaaaaaattattcTTTTACCAAAATTTGGATCTTAGGTACTATTCTGCTGCGACACGATTTATCTTATAAAAGAACCGGTTGATCATTGGTACTTGCACACGTATAGCGATGAGGGTATATCgggaaatttattataattttgcaACAATTCCAATGATTGACTTGATAATTATATTGACATTTCAAACACGTGGCAGTTTAAAGAAATCGGTCGAAGTTGAACAaagcaaaattaaaaagaaaagcaaaTGTAAATAATTTTAGTAtgcaaattatttaaattaaaaaaatacaaaaggtttatcataaattttaataaatataacatcaaataaaTGAAGGGTAAATTATATTTAATGTTactaaactattaataaatttatttttggtcACATAATGATCACTAAAGtatttaaaaattcatttaaattattgGGATATTAAAATCATCGTTGCATAGTATTTTTATTCATATCGTCTGCACAAATCGAATGTtatttttctcattcttttttacattttagttttatttatgtaACAATTTTGAACATTATGAATTTGtaaactaaaattcaaataatttacTTGTCCTATCTCTGACATAGATTGTCAAATCGACTTGGATCTAATATATGTTCATCTACTTGTCGATTGACACTAATCTGCGTATCGATCATCGAATTATTATTTGGAGCTCGTTAGTCAAaccttttaaaagaaaaatgctTAATAGTGTAGTGacataaataaaaacttttaaacaattcgataacttaaataaaaattttgaataattcaataattattttgtaattttgatgttaaATGACTAAAATctgaattaattaattttgaacaaagaatgaatttaaaataatttaataaatgagATTATGAACTAAAAAGACTATAATGTTGAAAATAATCTAGTTTAtcgattttaatataaaaataatataataagcaatatctttttattttatataacaaaattaaatattatttcccATCTTAGATATatctaatatttatttttcaaatcatGTTTTTTAAGACCACCTCAACATTCACGAGATGTTAAGCTCCTTTGTTTTGGTTAAATGACATGTGCAAAATTAATTGCCCAAACattttatgataatgaaatattctGAACTCAACACTAGTGAGTGTCGAAGTGCTACTAACAACTTCTCGGGATTCCCctaaaaaatattgaaatttacaGTTATAGAGAGGGAATTGATGTGATGGAacaagaactcaacttttgtggATGTTgaattcatggatgatttttaatGAAGAAGTCGACACATATAGGCATTGACTTCAAACATGCTTAAGCTAACCTAAACATTTCCCCTCTCCTATAAATTATGTGGTTTCATTTGGGGGAAAAGTAAAAAATAATGtaaatatttgttaaaattttctcATTTGTAATCCTTTAAAAGAATTTCACTATGTGCAAAGTTTCAGTATCTCATGTAATTAGTTAAATGCTTTTTTTTTCATAATGCATAAATTAGTGGTATAACAGATGTGATTTGTTTTTATAATCAATATTATGTAATGATCAAATCATTGTTATTAAGGAAATTTTATGTTATTATTGGTGTTACGCTTGTTGAATATGTTCTAGGTATGGAATAAGGAAATTGTGCTATTATATATAGTTGTCATGGTAGAAAATTAGCATTAATGTTGTGACTACCATTGTTATTAGCAATTATTGAAGTTGTTAATGTTTTTTGTAATATTTAACAATCTCAAGATGATATATTGATTCTTGGTACAAATTCATTTAAATAGAAATATGTATTCAATTGATGATGGAGTCATATTCCAATCGGTTCAACATTCAACATGATCTTTAAGAGTGATGTTTCCTTGGACAACAAGAAAATGAGGACTTTGAGGAAAATTTAGGCTGGAAATATTAAGTGCATGTATGAAAATACAGTATAAATACATTGCGGCAGATCTTAATGATAATAAAGATATTAAGACTATGCTGTTTGGACACCAAGAAAAGTGAGGATGTTACTATGGAGTTGTTGTTAGAGGTCGAACTTATTCTCAATATTAGGTATGGGATTTTGAATTACACAAGTGCATCGACTATACCAATCCCTATATATTGTCTAAATATTCCATCACTTTTGGATTGTTTCCTTTTTGGATTTCTACACATCGAGGTCCACGATGCTAAAGATTCCCCATGTCAAATATTCATGGTCCCTATGATggaaaaatcaatttattttatgtacaactaaatttttaaaatattctaaaatcAAGTTTGTTGtgttatttataacaataaattttaacatgaatatatTTGTGAATTGTACAAGGTAGTCTAAAGTCGGCCTCAACTTTCTACTGATGACCTTTTCCACTATTCTTAAACCACGAACTGCTTTGAGTGTGGGCTCAAAGTTTATTGAACCAATTGGACAAAATGAAAAACTTCATTAACTTTTAATAGGAAAGTTAATTCTCTCTATAACTAGAACCTATGCAATATTCTCATAAAGtagattttattttgtaaaataaattgTCACTTTTTTTGGACAAAATAATGGTGTCTAAGAAGTATTATAAATTGCTTAATACATAGTTCCTATTTATAAAGAAAACGTACAAGAATTATGTTCAAATAAGActtgattaaataataatatttaatagaaAATACAATTTCTACTCCAATTAAAGTATAGGGGTGGCAACATGACCTAGTAAATACTAAGGTTTGTCGCCCTTATAGTAATCGAGCCTAGGTTAATTATATTTGTTACCTAAACTTTTACCTAACACTTATAATTTATCtaactcaaaatttatttttatttctcaaaagattatttatttaaccaattaatttaattattagattaattggattaatttctcaattaaataaatttttgaacccaattctaattccattaaaGTCATAGAAACTTTACCGTAACATAATTTATacgaaaattatatttaatttcctTATTCAACAAATTCATgatgattaattaaattaatttcatcttcaaacttcaattatttaattataattaattaaataataatttgaagaacCTTGAATTATTTCCTAAGTTCTTTTCAAGATTTTAGCGAGAAAATGTATTCACCGCAAATAGTGATATATACGATCTATTTCTTTTAgtctatcattttcattcatttcatattattgGTTCTACATGCAATTCGTTTATGGTATCTTGAGCTAGCTAAACTACCGTCAAATATAGTAGTCAATTCAAGTCAATTACGCACTTATGAGTTTGGTTTCTAAgaaatttagtattttttatttcattttctgtAGTTAGGCCTTaggataaaatattaataaaataaatgtttttttaAACACATTTTGTAAGTGTTGTGACCCAATAGGCCGAGACGAGAGCTAATGTGTTTAATTGAGTGTGTAAGATGAAGATATAGAGGCCCAATTGACATGGAAACAAGGGACAAGTGATGCATAAGCTTCTTGGGACATCAAAGCACAAAAAAAAATGTCACAAGACAAGAAGTGGGTGCCGTGTCGTGCCACGCAAAGGGTATGGCACGACACATGTCGACGTTCTGCCCATGTTTATTGGGATTATTTTTGCCCACGCAATCAAACTTATACGAAAACCTAGAACGTGCCAAAGGCTTAATTTGGGCTGCCAACACCTTTATAAATAAGACATTAGGGGTTGAATGCAATTAACTCATCCTAGACTCCTTCAGAAACCCTAGTAGTTTAGAAtatatttagtttatttttcttttcgAGTTTTCATAACTTTCTTATTTTTCCTCTtgaattagttttgatttaagagttttttttatattattcaagAATTTCAGTTTATGTTCTTTTGCATTTGATTTATTACTTTATTCCAATCGAGAAATTTGTTATTCTATTCCCTATTTGATATTCAATCCACAATTATTCAAATCTATTTTCTCTTTCGAATTAATCATGTTCTTTACATGGTTTATTCAATCAGAGTTGAGATCATGAATAACATGAGTGGTTAAATCCCTTAGAGGAGATTAACAAATGGATAAGGATATGATTAACGGAGGATTTAGTGTTTCTCGAGAGGGATTAGGTGGTATGAATTACTTGTGCTTAAACCACTAGGATTGACAACCTTATGAAGTTATCATAAGCAAGACGAGGTTGGGAGATAAGTCAAACcgagtaaatcataatttatcctaGTTCACAAAGTGAGGTCAGGAGATAAGTGAGTATCAACCAATAGATTAGTTAATAATTGGTTAATCGGTAGTTAGTCCACCCTGAAAACCTAATCTAAAGTTAGTTTCAAACCCTGAAGCAAGTTAATATTTCAGATTGGCTTATTGATTTAATTCGTctgtttatttttctttatttatttctttttgttatttattttttatagtcccttaatctattttatggtttatAGTAATATAGGAATTAAGTACTACTACTTAAACTTGTTATTGTAAAAagattttcattatttattccatTCTCCTTTGGGTACGCTCCTCGAAATACTTCCAAGTAATTCGTTGTAGAAgattatattacaatttgactcgtGCATTTGCAGACACCAtcgttattaattgttatatttaactataaacgATAACATGTTTATAGGTGGTCAAGTTCTTGGCATCGTTGCCGAGGAGGTTTCGGCAATAAATTTTGGAAATAAATTTTTACAATTAATAAGATAAGTAGAAAAGTTAAGACCTATAGATACAATTTGAatttttgtttagttttttttttatttttaatttctttttaggtCATGTATGATCCGAAGCATCAATAGTTTGATTGAACCACAACCAGATTTGGAGTGAATTATTAGGCACAACTGTCCAATGATGAATGTCAATCCACTCATAGTTACAAATTTACCCCAGGAAAATCCATTATTTGAATAGCCTGAGAGAAACAAGGAAATAATTGGGAAGAAGTTCCAATGGCTCGGCAGACATTCTACAAGTACATCCTACCTACACTAGACGTGGTGCAAGGAAGCATAGAAAGGCTGATGATTAACAccaataattttgaaataaagaTGGCCAGAATTCAGATGATCCAAATATATTGTAGTTTAAAGGGAACATGGTTGAAGACCCGAGTAAGCACTTAAAATGGTTTCTTCAATTATGCGACACCTTCAAATGCAACGGGGTATCTGATAATGTAGTTGATTGGCTAAACTCATTAGAACCAGGTTCCATTACCACATGGAACGATCTAGCGAAAATATTTCTCAATAAACTTTTCTCGATTAGTCAAACTATTCAATTATGGTGAGAAATCGTCGATTTTAAGGCGAGTCCTTGTGGTGTAGGAACGCTTCAAGACTATGCTCAGGAAATGCCCACACCGTGGACTACAAGCGTGGCTCGGAATACAAAATTTTCTACAACGGTTTCGACGACCACATAAAGTCTAACTTAGACGTAGCATCCGGTGGATCTCTTATGTTTCATACGTTTGATTGAGCCTTCAAAATCATTGATGATATGGCTATGAACTTATACATGTTGTCCAATGAGAGGTTTATGTACAAATCTAAGCCTCCAATAGTGAAAATGATGAGCAAAGAAAACAATGATGATAGATTCAAACAAATCTTAGAAAAGCTTAACCATTTGGAGATGCTAGTGAAGCCAAAAAGAGCGAAGCCACACTCGAAAAGCCATCCAAAGGAAGCAAACTACCTAAATAATAGGGGTTGTGACCCCTATTCAAATACTTATAATCCTAGTTGGAGGGATCATTCGAACTTCAAGTGGGGAGGTACTAAGGAGGCGCGAATCAAGCTCAAACTTGACAAAATCCTCTTTATCAACCTTCACCATTTCAACGAGCCGTGGACAACGACTATGCTGCATGTGGTCAATGATTTGACCATATAAATGGGGAGATATAAACAATGAAGACGAACATTTGACAAGTCCAAACAACATATGGATGACTTGAATCTCGGATGGGTAACCCCTGCGACCAAATGAGCCAACTGATGATAATGTTCCAGAAACAAAATGGCCAGAGTCTCTCTGGTAACACGGGGAAC
Above is a genomic segment from Gossypium arboreum isolate Shixiya-1 chromosome 8, ASM2569848v2, whole genome shotgun sequence containing:
- the LOC108450147 gene encoding BAG family molecular chaperone regulator 1 produces the protein MMRVKTKATGLAPVASGGGGRGESAAHDLELRPGGMLVQKRNPASDRNSIPPPTIRVRVKYGSIYHEISISSQATFGELKKMLTGPTGLHHQDQKLLYKDKERDSKAFLDMAGVKDKSKIVLVEDPISQEKRLLETRKNAKIEKASKSISQISLEVDRLAGQVSAFETIITKGGKVAEKDLINSIELLMNQLLKLDGITADGDVKLQRKMQVRRVQKYVETLDMLKIKNAMPSNNGGQMEIQNQHKHTNGQKLAPTQEQKPRHFNGQRLAPIQEQQSSNSIAHLPIHQQHHQSASGPVVVTTNWETFDTSPTSFPVPSASTSTANNSVPPKFPWDFFD